A window of the Gordonia humi genome harbors these coding sequences:
- a CDS encoding TIGR00730 family Rossman fold protein — translation MSDTVRAVCVYCASGPVDAEYLRLAADTGTAIAEAGFTLVSGGGNVSMMGSVARAARAAGGSTLGIIPEHLMAKEVADLDADEMVVTETMRERKRLMEERSDAFITLPGGIGTLEEFFETWTGGYLGEHDKPVIMVNHRGFYDPMLAWLDDLSSRGFVSARSLERLIVVETAADAVAELTHR, via the coding sequence ATGAGCGACACCGTCCGCGCCGTCTGCGTCTACTGTGCGTCCGGCCCCGTCGACGCCGAGTACCTGCGACTGGCCGCCGACACCGGGACGGCGATCGCCGAGGCCGGATTCACCCTGGTCTCCGGCGGTGGCAACGTCTCGATGATGGGGAGTGTGGCCCGTGCGGCGCGTGCGGCGGGCGGTTCGACGCTCGGCATCATCCCCGAGCATCTGATGGCCAAGGAGGTCGCCGACCTCGACGCCGACGAGATGGTCGTCACCGAGACCATGCGGGAGCGCAAACGGCTGATGGAGGAGCGGTCCGACGCGTTCATCACCCTGCCCGGGGGCATCGGCACTCTCGAAGAGTTCTTCGAGACCTGGACCGGCGGGTATCTCGGTGAGCACGACAAACCCGTCATCATGGTGAACCACCGCGGCTTCTACGATCCGATGCTGGCCTGGCTCGACGATCTGAGCTCCCGCGGATTCGTGTCGGCCAGGTCACTCGAGCGACTCATCGTCGTCGAGACGGCAGCCGATGCCGTCGCTGAGCTGACTCACCGGTAA